The Pseudomonas allokribbensis genome has a window encoding:
- the arfA gene encoding alternative ribosome rescue factor ArfA: protein MSKKPSKHGHNKAKSIVAQPLFRSRQERPTKGKGSYRREAFQSDSWEASYFLAA, encoded by the coding sequence ATGAGCAAAAAGCCATCGAAACATGGCCATAACAAGGCCAAATCCATCGTTGCCCAACCCCTGTTCCGCAGCCGCCAGGAACGCCCCACCAAGGGTAAAGGCAGCTACCGCCGCGAAGCCTTCCAGTCTGACAGCTGGGAGGCTTCTTACTTTCTGGCCGCTTGA